The following nucleotide sequence is from Myripristis murdjan chromosome 22, fMyrMur1.1, whole genome shotgun sequence.
GTCCTTACACTCggtgacatatatatatatatatatatatatatatatatatatatatatatatatatatatatatatatatatatatatacatatatatataaggtGTATATAGGTATGCTgttttacatatgctcagtttcttatttctgtatttatcgctgtaatattttgtaggattactgcacatattgagacttaatgcacataatgcacatttgGTAAAACTTTAAACATATtacacttttttatttgtttttttttttaattctctctATTTCTTACAATTGAATTCTTTTCTTGAGAATTAAGAAACTGagaatgttttgttgttgcagaaAGTAAGCATATTCAAGGCAAGGTTAAAATTTACAAGTACGTTGAAGGAAACAGTTTccacaaatacagttttctctTTAGATAAACTGGcagactctgttttttttttttttttcctcattacttTGGCCAGTGGATAAATTCTATTTTTGAGGTTTACCGTAGTCCTTGACAATTTTAAGTATCTCTTCATACTCAGAAGAACCTCTTTCAAGATATCCACAATTGTCCACATATTCAGTGAGGTGGCGAAATTGTCTCTGGTTCATGATGCCCAGGTCCCTGTACTTTACGAGCAGCTTGTGGAAGGCTGCGGTGTAGATTCTCATGGTTCTGTCCTCGGAAATAATAAGTGCCATTTCTTGTGGTCTGTTGCCAATTCCTGGAACAAATAGcactgtatgttttttgttgtcatgtATAAATGTGATCAACCACATATCAAAGAGCAAAGTCAGATACACACATTATGTGAAATGTTAAGTAAAATCCAAGCTTCCAAACCTGCATCATCTCTGATTTGCTGGGCGGCATAAGGATGAGCGATGATGAATGCCAGTTTGAGCATCGACGTCACTTCTCCCCTAGCAATTCTGTATGCCAGCAGGAGCCTGAGAATACAAGACAACATTCAGAGGACAGTGAGCAAGGGTCACATCAGACCAAACACACATGTTAACAGCAACCTGAGTGCAGTAACACGCACCGTGCTTCTTGAGATGCCCTGCTTGAACCAGTGGACAGGGCATCCCTGTGGTGATGTTTAGGCACTTGGACGGTGAGCAGATTTTCTCCACATGGGTCGTCTCTCAAGCTTATCACCATTTCGTAAAGCCTTGGGTTGATGGTCTCGAGATACCAAAACAAGGGCTCCTCTGCTGCCAACCTGAGAGACTCCAGTGGTGGGATATGATCTGCCTCAACAAGGCCTTTATCCCCATCTTTACCTTTGGAGAATTCCCTATGATGACGCTTGACACTAACAAGAAAAAGACTGAATTTAGTACATTGTGTGAACATGAAGTACACCTGCATTTGTGACTAACATAAGATCTGTGGCAACACATGCACCagatacagggtgacccaaaaaaacgggaatttttgaagtgcatattggcagacatgagcaagtggcagcacaatttttaaaaaatgaaaattccatcattgtttctaaaatggcatgttttcaggtttcaattactatgaataaaatatttttcttccatcactcttggtttggtttgttaaaaagttcccatTTTTTTGGGTCATCCTGTATATCTCCTGCTCAATAGTGTTGATATCCCTGTTGGTATTTGCTGCCCTAATAACACTATCCCTTTTTGTAGTTCACTGCTGAGTTTtcataattttaaaatgaaagtggGACAAAAAGGCAGTTATAGTAAACACCTCAAACCTCCATCCATGATATGCCATCTTGATCCCACAGAGCTCTAACACAAGTCAAGTAACTTATCACAATCTCCTTAGATATTTACTTGCTGTATGTGTCAGTAGCTCCAAGGTGGGTGATGTTTGCCACTTCAGATGAATCAATATCTCCATCTAACTGCTGCTGTCGGAGCGACTTCCTTTGTGATGGACCCCCATGATCTTGTTCACACTCCTCTTGGCTGTGTGAAGGGGTTTCATCTTTGTCCAAAGCTAAGCGCTCTAGCGCCTGGTCAACTTCATTCAGTAGGCGTGCTACTGCACCGCCAAACAGAAGTCCAAAAAGTGGCATCACAATGCGGTTCTTGAGCTCTgatttggaggaaaaataaaggaCTAAACCTCAAGTTGTTATTATCAACCGTGGGTGtttcttcctgctctgtgaaaggaaaacaagacaTGGTCTTGTTATATAAGTCCAGTAGGCAGTGACAAGTGAAAATGGGAGGGACAGAGAATCTAAGCTGATGGAGCCTGATTGTGTTTCCTAATATGGAGGTTCCTGTGGGCTAGCATCTGTAAGGGACGTGATTTACAAGAAATGCAGATGGGATGGGTTGTCACTTTCCTGTTTTCTACACAAATTCAAATGTGTCTAAGGAAAAGGGACTGTGAATTTAGACTTATGTATGTCTGAGCAGTTTGATCTTTTACataatgcatgtttttcttGCAGATGGCCTATAAATACAAAATTATAACGAGATAACATTAATTATACTCTAATCAAGTACAGGCTTATCTCTCCCCAGTTGCACCTCACtacctcactcacacacacacacacacacacacacacacacacacacagtggaacatgaaatgtgaatcaggagcagcagctgacaaCTTGCTTATTATCCTATAAGTTGTTCCATTGTGTTGTCCGTATTCTCTTCAACTTTCttggttaaaaaacaaacaaacaaacaaaaaaaaaaacatacttgcAAAGTTTAAAACAGCTTTCTTTGTGACTTGGAAAACTGACTGGGGAGACAAATGTATTCTACACACAAATTTAGCGGTTCATTTTGTGAGGCTGCATCAACCACACATTGCAGACGCTGCTGTTTGCCGTGCAtcaggcccttttttttttttttttttaatcaacaataaagaaataaagaaaacacattgaatgagaaggtgtgtccaaacttttggcctgtactgtatatggtttatttacctgacatgtttcggcGTTAGACTTCcaccttcatcagagtgtcacatggtgttggtgtgacgcatctttatcagctgttgtttttggcCTTCCAAAATCAACAGctgaaacatgtcaggtaaataaacCATATATGtctgggaaaaaagaaaatatatagaaGATCTCACTAAGAGAAGACATAATGAACTCAATCCAACAACTTCAGTACTCAAAGATACCAATGTGTCCTAATGCCTCAAACCAAAGATGAAATGAAGACGATTCAGATTGTACTGTAATGGCCCGGCCTTCTCAAATGGCACCACTTCATCATGGCAAAACAGTTTCTCAAAATGAGATCATTCACTCATAACTATGAGATGCAGGTCATTATCAAGAGAAAACATGTCAGAATTTTGATTTTGTGAATGTGATGGGTTTTCATAGTGAGtaacagcaaaatatttttacttttttgttgttacaATCTTAGGCACTGCATTGGGATCAGTCGTAAGAGGGCTACAAAGGCCAGCCAGTGGAAATTGGTTTCCACCAAGATGGGGAAGCTGGATCAAAAAAGGCAACAACTGTCAATCCACATGTGGCCAcccatatgaaaaaaacaaaactcatggGCTTTGACCGGGACATGCATTACTTAAAAATTGTACCTTTATTGTAGCAAGTGTTACCGTTATACACTAATACCTTACAAAATGACCCCATCTCTTGTCTGAGCCGTTTGATTCAATGATTCAATCACATAGTTGACAGTATTATACTCTAAATGCTGATATTCTACAGCaagttactgtatttttttttttacagttaattAACTGTTGTTGTAGATTACAGTATGTATACTGTTGAATAAGATCTTAATCTCTGCTCCCTGTatgatgtatatttatttatttatttattcacccaCTCATCAGCCCTATGAGTGTgtaattttatgtgtgttgaagtgatgaagctgctgtgacaatgtaatttcctgcaaaggatcagtaaagtatcattcattcattcataacagTATAATGCTGGCCTCTATACTGTAATTTGACAGGGACATTTCTTACAGTGGCAATTAATaataagctgtttttttattgttaatttcaggtaatttctttgttattcattgttcatttgttcattgcCTTGGCCTTGGCGTTTGCATTTCATTATGCTGCCCTTTTAGTACTTGTGAGAGTGTGGTATAGATATATGAAGACTGTAAAATAGCTTAATATTCTATCAGCAGTAGCTTACTGcatttttggtgattttgtttggttgaattcttctttttttttttttttaagaaggaAGTAAAATTCTTGGCAGATTTTATCTACCCAACATAACAAAGAGGGCAAACTATTTAGTTTAAAGACAACATGTCCTGCAGAGAGCAGATGGCCCTCTGTGGAAGCGAGCTCAACACAGCTCTTTGTCTCCACCTGCCGGACTGAGCAAGTCAATGCACCCAGAGAGGAGCCACGATACCCTGCTCCAATCCACTGCTCCTGTGGGACAAGCTCACCCGACAGGAGCTCAGACAGCAACAAGtaaaaagtaatattttaaaaatcgcTCATTTATAATTTACTCccagtaaattaaattaaattaattatccactactcagcaccttacttgtttattttattttattatccattattCAGCAccataactgtttatttattatccatcacccagcaccttaattgtttatttattggaagtggtgattccatgggtccgaatcaagtcggacagttcgggcgtcgggttctgccacttggtttcctgtttttcatggtttcaagcttaccctgttCCATATccactatctgtatatttcatttttcatattttttattaccATCGGTGtatctcacatttcaacatctcatattcttagtttattgtatatacttagcccttattgtctttagtgtatatatttagtatatttagtctctattgtatatacttcttaattttaattttattttatgtttttttttttattgacgatgctgctgtaacgtgagaatttcccagtttgggatcaataaagtaacaTCAACATCAGATCTGCAAATACACTGAGATCTGCAAATGTCTGACTGCATTAGTGTATAACCGTAACACTTGGTACAATAAAGGTACAATTTTTAAGTAATGCATGACTCGTGATGTTTTAATGCATGAGTAAATGCAGGCTAGATCAGAGCCATGCATTAGCCCAGCatcactgataataataataataattaattaaaaaaaaaaaaaaaagccaaatagaTAAATGAATTCATCAATTAGGTTACTTAAACAAAAAAGTTAGTAGAAGTATAAATAAAGTCAAATGTTCAGCACCGAGTGTCCCCGAGTAAAGTCACGCTCTGTTACCCATTTGTAAATGATTAACTACCAAGACATTCACTAAACCATTCTATGAATAATTTGCAAACACCATGTCAGTATATGATAGggactgataaaaaaaaaaaagaaggtatagacaaattactttttaatttatttttaatttatttttacactgaagTATATTCAGCAGCCtttctgctgggaaaaaaaagaaggtgtgTGACATGTATCCTTGAATGCACTCAAATACAGAGctaacagcagctgcagctctggcGCCCCCTGTCGCCTGCGGGACAGCGTCGAGGGCTCTAATTGGCTCAGACGCCTCCTTGACGTGCAGCGTGATGACGTCCACGAACATGTCTGCCCTTTGTGCTACCTGGACCTCTGTCTCTAGTTGTTTTGGGTTTACTGTGCTTGTTTTTACTGTCGGCCACCTTCGGACCGCTGGCCTCCGCTCCGCGTTAACGAGGTGAGTGAAGGAGCCGGAACCTGGCCGGGAGAGAAGATGGCAGCGGGCACGGCGCTCCTATACGACGAGGAAATGACCAAGTACAAGCTGCTGTGGGTGGAGTGAGTACCAAGTTTACCAACGGCCAGTTGGACCCAACATCACCCGAGGGTTAGGGccaatttaaattaaaaactgaaaaactttATGTGCCTTCCtgaatagccctttaaataaaccATAACCTCTGCACTCAACGCGCCTTAATGGGAATACTGGGAATAGTGGTGGCAAAGCTGTGTATTAATGAAAGTAACACTGAGCAGCTGGCTATTAGGAGTCACCACAGTGTCTGCcatcgttattattattttccgcCTGCTCTGATCAGTGAGCATCCTGCTGAGAGGAGTTTCaatttaaattttcaaaaagCAATGCAATGCTTTTATCTAATCAGGGAGCTGGAATCATCCGAGATAAGCAAGGACATTTTTGAGACTGTTGACAGATGTCTTGTGaaaagtgttttaatgtgtgtgcatggggtGCCCACCGggggtttaaaaacaaaaaacagactatCCAGAATTATAAACATGGCCTGTTAAATTATTGGCAAAGAGCAGAGACAGTTGGgatgtatatataaaatgcatGTGAAACAAATAGTTGGAAATGTGTCTGATCTCATTTATCACCTCTGTAATGAGTTCATGAAACTGCCCTCAGGAAGACGCCGTAGAGCTGTTGCAGCAACTaagaacatttacaaaatgtttttcatacCATATGCAATAGCTCTGCTagatctaatttaatttaatctaatctaatatgtTAAAATGGAatttagagggaaaaaagaggaatattTAATGTAAGCATGTGGGAATTAGTTGGTTTTAACAGCGAGGACAAAAGTCTCACAGTtacacattttctgtatttacaGTTTGCTCAATTTTATATCTTCCCTGTCCCtgatgcacacaaaaaaatttaatatttattacacTCTTGCACGGCCATAAACATTCTTCCTTGATTGACCTGTGTCCAGGGCTGGCTCTGGACCAGCCGATTTTGTAGGCCTACAGTGTAGAGTGAAAAGCAAAGTTATCCTATAACTCGtgtcgggaaaaaaaaaattgctgaaaGAAAATCCAGCGGTGATTCAACATGACCCGTGATGCAGATTCACCTGTGAGTATGTTAAAGTGCCAGCTGGGCAGGTTGTGCAGTTTGATGCCCGGTCCATGTAGCACCTTCTGCAGGTGGATTTCTGTAACACGCCACACAGGCTCAGTGAGACCATTTTTAACATGACTCCTGCTGCAGCCCAGCATGCAAGATCGAGGTCCCTGAGCGTCTGACAGTGAGTCATGAGGCCTTGGTCAGGACCGGTCTGGCTGCTCGCTGTGTCTCCATAGCGGTTCGTGAAGCCACAGACGAAGAGATTCTGCTGGTTCACAGGTCAGTCTGCGCTCCGTCGTGCCATGACACAGCCTCCGTAGTCCTTACTTGCTCTGTGATGGATAAATGTCTGAATGTGACCTGTGACCCAACAGCGAGGAGTACCTGGAGGCAGTGAAGAAGACCCCTTACATGACTCTGGAGGACCTGATGGCATTCACTCAGCAATACGGTGACGTCTATTTCCACCCTGTGAGTTCTGTCTCATTATACTAATTTAATTTGTTGAGCAAATTTCGCAGATGACTTGCGCAACTCACTTCtgtgcactcattcattcaagAAAGATCAGTtcagaagagaaaaacaacataataacaacaaaataattgTAGATCCACAAAGTTGCAATACATTATTTTGTACTGAGGCAACTCACGGTGAAGAGACTAATACCTCgatcacttttttattttatctgtatgtttatttgataggggTCGATTCAGTGGACACAGACAATCCGTTTGTTGTTGACATTCTTGGTAGCTGAAAAATGCTCTCGCTAAAAACTATCATTGATACATTGATAATAATTGACCACACAGATATTTCCAGTTATTTGTGCAGGaataagaaaacagcaaaatggacATGTAGGGTATGGCACCAACAGCTATTTTGGTGTGTTAGGGTCCTTTTTTAATGCTCACTCTATCCCATACATAGTTAGGGCGATTATACAAGTAGTCATTGTGTCATGATGACGCATCAAAATaggatttttattttggctgcaaaAGCTACCGGCTCTAATGCTCTGAAAATAGGGTCAGATGCAATGCCAGGTGCTGCAGCTGACATTTCCCCTGAGCCTCACTGCTGCTCGTCAGCctgtgatgaccaagcaggttcACCGTCAGCTAATGGCCCCTGTTTCTCACTTCCTGTCCCAGAACATCTATCACTGTGCCAAGCTGGCCGTGGGGGCCACGCTGCAGCTGGTGGACAGCGTTATGACGGGCCGGGTGAGGAACGGCATAGCTCTGGTCAGGTGAGGCGTGCTACCAGGTGCCTTAAATTTCGACAACTTGCTGAGGTCACCTTTGCCGACTGATAAACATTtcgttttatttctttattcaatgcattgtttgttttctgtcactgttaatAGACCGCCAGGGCACCACAGCCAGAAAAGTGCGGCCAGCGGTTTCTGCATATTCAACAATGTGGCAATTGGGGCTCGATACGCCATGCAAAAATATGGGGCCA
It contains:
- the LOC115354695 gene encoding uncharacterized protein LOC115354695 isoform X1 — its product is MPLFGLLFGGAVARLLNEVDQALERLALDKDETPSHSQEECEQDHGGPSQRKSLRQQQLDGDIDSSEVANITHLGATDTYSNVKRHHREFSKGKDGDKGLVEADHIPPLESLRLAAEEPLFWYLETINPRLYEMVISLRDDPCGENLLTVQVPKHHHRDALSTGSSRASQEARLLLARSIARGDVSSMLKLAFIIAHPYAAQQIRDDAGIGNRPQEMALIISEDRTMRIYTAAFHKLLVQYRDLGIMNQRQFRHLTEYVDNCGYLERGSSEYEEILKIVRDYGKPQK